A section of the Oryza sativa Japonica Group chromosome 1, ASM3414082v1 genome encodes:
- the LOC4324773 gene encoding serine hydroxymethyltransferase 7 produces MDLSRPESSDLSLGFHSLGHARGHAVTGPLRLFDDMEDAKPEKSVGGGGGGGGGGGEEEDGEEGGDQHFSLLGHALCVKRPRRALYGGGGGGGAGGGGGGGGEASSCSSSSSSLHPAKRQATAERGADLEARRGAVRAWGNQALAEADPDVHALMELERDRQVRGIELIASENFVCRAVLEALGSHLTNKYSEGHPGARYYGGNQHIDGIERLCHERALAAFGLDPACWGVNVQPYSCTSANLAVYTGLLLPKDRIMGLEPPSGGHVSHGYYTPSGKKVSGASIFFESLSYKVNPQTGYIDYDKLEERAMDFHPKILICGGSSYPREWDFARMRLIADKCGAVLMCDMAHISGLVAAKECRSPFDYCDVVTSTTHKNLRGPRGGIIFFRRGKNLRRRTGSFSQADENDYDFEDRINFAVFPSMQGGPHNNHIAALAITLKQVATPEYKAYIIQVKKNAQALASALLRRKCRLVTGGTDNHLVLWDLRNLGLTGKNFEKVCEACHISINKMPIYGDNGSISPGGVRIGTPAMTTRGCLEDDFEVIADFLIRATQIASNLMKEHGKMQKEFLRGLQNNKDIIELRNQVENFASQFAMPGFDV; encoded by the exons ATGGATCTCTCGCGGCCGGAATCGTCGGACCTGTCGCTGGGTTTCCACTCGCTCGGCCACGCCCGCGGGCACGCGGTCACGGGGCCGCTGCGGCTGTTCGATGACATGGAGGACGCCAAGCCGGAGAAgagcgtcggtggcggcggaggaggagggggaggaggaggcgaggaggaggatggggaggaAGGGGGCGACCAGCACTTCTCCCTCCTCGGCCACGCGCTCTGCGTCAAGCGTCCACGCCGCGCGCTctacggaggcggaggcggaggcggggcaggaggtggaggaggaggaggaggggaggcgtcctcctgctcgtcttcctcctcgtcgctgcACCCGGCGAAGCggcaggcgacggcggagcgcggcgcggatctggaggcccgccgcggcgccgtccgCGCGTGGGGCAACCAGGCGCTGGCGGAGGCCGACCCGGACGTGCACGCGCTGATGGAGCTCGAGCGCGACCGCCAGGTGCGCGGGATCGAGCTGATCGCGTCGGAGAACTTCGTCTGCCGCGCGGTGCTCGAGGCGCTCGGCAGCCACCTCACCAACAAGTACTCTGAGGGCCATCCCGGGGCTCGGTACTATGGCGGGAACCAGCACATCGACGGCATCGAGCGCCTCTGCCATgagcgcgccctcgccgccttcgGTCTCGACCCCGCCTGCTGGGGGGTCAACGTCCAGCCATACTCCTGCACCTCTGCAAACCTAGCTGTTTACACAGGTCTCCTCCTGCCCAAGGACCGTATCATGGGGCTCGAGCCGCCTTCCGGTGGCCATGTCAGCCACGGGTACTACACACCAAGTGGTAAGAAGGTGTCTGGAGCATCCATATTCTTCGAGAGCTTGTCGTACAAGGTGAATCCGCAGACTGGGTATATTGATTACGACAAGCTTGAGGAGCGGGCAATGGATTTCCACCCTAAGATTCTCATATGTGGTGGGAGCTCATACCCCAGGGAGTGGGATTTTGCACGGATGAGGCTCATTGCTGATAAGTGCGGTGCGGTGCTCATGTGCGATATGGCACATATCAGCGGGCTTGTTGCGGCCAAG GAATGCCGTAGTCCCTTTGATTACTGTGATGTGGTTACATCAACTACTCACAAGAATCTGAGAGGTCCTAGAGGTGGTATAATATTTTTCAGGAGAGGGAAAAACTTAAGGAGGCGTACTGGATCTTTTTCTCAAGCGGATGAGAATGATTATGACTTCGAGGACAGGATAAATTTTGCAGTTTTCCCTTCAATGCAAGGAGGACCCCATAATAATCATATTGCAGCCTTGGCGATAACTCTGAAGCAAGTAGCAACACCTGAATACAAAGCATACATCATACAAGTTAAGAAAAATGCCCAAGCTTTGGCATCAGCCTTACTCAGAAGAAAATGCAGATTGGTTACTGGTGGCACCGATAACCACTTGGTACTTTGGGACCTCAGAAATTTAGGCTTGACTG GAAAGAACTTTGAGAAGGTCTGTGAGGCATGCCACATCTCCATAAATAAGATGCCGATATATGGGGATAATGGCTCAATATCTCCTGGGGGTGTTCGGATTG GAACACCTGCAATGACTACTAGAGGTTGCTTGGAAGATGACTTTGAGGTGATCGCAGATTTCCTCATCAGAGCCACCCAAATAGCTAGTAATCTTATGAAAGAACATGGAAAAATGCAGAAGGAATTCCTGAGAGGCCTacagaacaataaagatatcaTAGAACTCCGTAACCAGGTTGAGAATTTTGCATCGCAGTTTGCAATGCCAGGTTTTGATGTATGA